In the genome of Yarrowia lipolytica chromosome 1B, complete sequence, the window ACCAAGTGGATATCAACGTTCGTTGTTTTGTAACGAATCGCGGtcttggcaatgttgtCCATATGGCTCACTATCAGAGTCTCGAAACCTCCAAAGTAGCCAAATCAGAGCTAGAAGAACCACAGTAACGGGTGTATACCCGTCAAGAGTCCCTCTCACTTAGTTCAGGCAATCAGAGACTCAAACTTAGGGGAAAAGGCCGTTGGTCGGGTCAGACGTGTCACTGACCTCCTATTCACGGCTGTGGTGGTACATCCAGGACTCGGTTCGCTCCCCTGCTACTGACACCGGCAGAAACACCTTTTTTCGATACTCGTTGTACTTGACACTGTTGAACTGACACACGGTAGGAGGTCGAGAGTTCACTGACGGTTTGACCACCCAGATGAACGGGTACAGATCGTATTTCGTTATGAGCAACTCCTTGAGTTTGTGAGAGTATCAATGGTGAGCGTGTTGGGCCTCCAGGTAttgatgaggatgaggtcCCTGTTAAGTATATGGAAAGGATTGTTAGCATATTACTTGGCCTAATGTTTGGATAAACGACAGGGGGACACTGGTCTCACTCATACCATTCCGTACTAACTAATaatacaataaatacaCAAGAATCTATCCTTCTCCCTAATGACTCGCTCCGTTGTCGATGCTCTCCTGCACAAACCTCCAGTagatcttcttggaggagtttcGCATCTGTTTGCCCCACTTGATGAAAATGAACATGGTGACACAGCAGCCAAAGGAGACTCCAGCGGCCTCTCCGAAACACTTTTTGAGACCCTCGTTCATGAACCACGGCGTGATTCCGTACGACAGACCGAAACTCATGAGGTTTCGGATGAGAatgaccaccaccatggaaTCGGAGGCAATCTCTCGATAACTGTCCACGGCATAGTTGAGGGCGCAAATGGAGGTGAGAGTTCCCAGACCTTTGACTAGCCCCATTCCTAGCACAATGGGGAACCAGTGGATACCTTCTGCCGCTCCAATTCCCCACAGAATgagagctggaggacaCAGAATGAGGTAGGCCAACAGCACCCACAGTCGATGTTCGGGTTCGGAAATACCGCCGTTTCGCTTGGCGAGTTTCATTCGCAGCAGATCAGACATGTATCCTCCGTAAAAGGAGGCCAGAAACACAATCACACACGGCGAAATGTAACATAGGCCGACCATGGACGCCTTGAAGTTGTAGGGAGGGTTGGAGAGCACATACGAGGTGGTAGCGTTGCAAATGTTGAAGCAAATGAGACCTGTTCCGCAGAGAAACCCAGAGTAGACGATGACGGGGAATCGCACAAAAATAATGAACGGTCGTTTGATCATGGTCCATAGCATCATGGGTTTCGGTTCGTCCAAAAGCGCCAGTTTCTGCACAAAGGTTTTCTTTTCATACACAATTCCGGAAGGAGCTGTGTTTTCCAGATCCATGTCACGTGGTTTGTCGGAGTCCCGTGGCATAGATGAATGTGAATCATTCTCAAAGGTGGGctcgttctcgtcgtcgtaaGCTGGGGACTTTTCAGTAAAGGAGGCTTGCTCGGTTTCAGatgtctcctccacactAGGCATGTACTTTGCTCTGGGGAAGTTGGTCTCTtcaaagaagaagaagaggaaaaCAAATGCCACGCCGTCAAAAATAACTCCCCAGTACAGCACCCATTTCCAGTTCATTCCCTGGGTGATGAAACCTGCCACTACAGGAGCAATATTTGATGCAAACATGAGGGCAAAGCCATAGACGCCCATCCAGCGGCCTCGCTCGTGTTCAAACCACACGTCAGCCACCGTGACTTCACCCAGCGACTCGACAGAGGCTCCCAAAAACCCCTGGACGATTTTGGAGCCGATCCACTGGCCTGAAGAAGTCACATTGGGAGCCCACAGCTGAATGAGAGCGGTTCCTAGCACTGAAACCAGGTATACGGGTCGTTTGCCAAACTGCTGAGAA includes:
- a CDS encoding uncharacterized protein (Compare to YALI0B08448g, similar to KLLA0D12606g Kluyveromyces lactis IPF 4552.1), producing the protein MLDYEAIPGTIPLVDSSQSDIVLHPTPSCHPDDPLNWSYRRKLLSMFCMVTYTVAVAVPSASIYSVLTPISHSTGLPLATLNQGTGYMFLFFGLGCIISQPLSQQFGKRPVYLVSVLGTALIQLWAPNVTSSGQWIGSKIVQGFLGASVESLGEVTVADVWFEHERGRWMGVYGFALMFASNIAPVVAGFITQGMNWKWVLYWGVIFDGVAFVFLFFFFEETNFPRAKYMPSVEETSETEQASFTEKSPAYDDENEPTFENDSHSSMPRDSDKPRDMDLENTAPSGIVYEKKTFVQKLALLDEPKPMMLWTMIKRPFIIFVRFPVIVYSGFLCGTGLICFNICNATTSYVLSNPPYNFKASMVGLCYISPCVIVFLASFYGGYMSDLLRMKLAKRNGGISEPEHRLWVLLAYLILCPPALILWGIGAAEGIHWFPIVLGMGLVKGLGTLTSICALNYAVDSYREIASDSMVVVILIRNLMSFGLSYGITPWFMNEGLKKCFGEAAGVSFGCCVTMFIFIKWGKQMRNSSKKIYWRFVQESIDNGASH